The nucleotide sequence ATGGATGCTCAAGTATTGGTGAAAAATATTGTTTTGGCAGCACAAAATCACTTGCCGTATATACAATACATCTTTTTTCTTAAAAATCTCCTGGTTAACTTATAGGGTATTACCATTTTATTCCGTTATGAAGAGTTTTTGTCAGATCAGTATTTTTCTTTATTGTTTGGCAATATCTTATTCAGCATGTTCCCAAGTCAATGATACTATACCTCCAGCATTGGTTGCCGTTTATTTAGGACTTATTCCAGAGCCTCAAGAGGTCTATTCAGGCGGACAATATGCTGTTGGAAAGGCGTTTCATATAGAAGGGACTTCATATTTGGAATCAGCTGATTTTGAAAAAGGCAGTATTACGATAAATGGACTTAATTATGAAAATATTCTGTTGAATTATGATATTCAAGATGATCAGCTCGTTACTTTCCATCCTCGGAACTATCAGAGAATAATCATAAATGCCCAAAGGGTAAATTCATTTACATTGGCAAACGGCAGGTGTTTTATTAGAACAAATGAAAATAAGGAATATTTCCTTCATAGAAGGGGGTATTATGAGGTACTGCTGAAGGGGGATATAGCTGTATTGGCCAAACATATTAAAGTTGAAGAACTAAAAAAGGATCAAAATTCAAAAGAGACCAAACGGTATTTTTTTATTCATACAACCCATTTTTTTATCAGGCAAAAAGACAGGTTTTACCGTATCAATAAAAAAAAGGATTTGGCTTTGGTCTTGGATATTCCTAAGAAACAGCTTAACCAATCCCTCAAAGAGCAACAACTGAAGTTTAAGAAGCAAACAGCAGAGAGTTTGGTGACTATTGTGAAAGCCTACTTGACGAATGAATCGAAAGACTAAGTGATGAGGCCTTATAAGATCATATGGTGTTTTAGTATGTTATGCAATCTTTTGCCATTTTTGGGGTTTTCTCAGGAAACTCAAGGAGAAAAGGTCAGTGGGATATATTCGGGAATTAGCTTTAGCCGTTTTACCAAAGTCATAGAGAAGGAGACTGGCTACCAGTTTTTCTTCAAAACAGAGGATATCAACAATATAGAGGTAAATATCTCCGCCTATAAAAATGATCTTGAAGATATTCTTGACCTGATTTTTATGGATACAGGAGTCCGATATACCATAGATAAAGAAAAGAGAGTATTTGTCCATCGTTCCAAAGGATTTTATACTGCACTTTCCGATGGATTCTTTGAGAAGGACGTCACGAGTATGGACGAACAGATCCAAAATGACGAAAACTACTTGGACAGGGCTTATGCAAAAAACAAATTATGGCGTATCGGGGCTGCACATCCTGTGCAAATGGGTGAAATGGCCGTATTAACAGGGACTGTTTATGGACTTAAATCAAAAGAACCCGTTTTTGGAGCAGTTATTAATGAAAAGAATAATGATACCCGGGTGGCTACAGATAAGAACGGCCGCTTTAGTATTTCTCTGCCCTTGGGACACCATACCCTGTATATTCAGCATTTGGGACAGTTTCAGGAACAGCGACAAATAGAACTTTTGGGAAATGGAAACTTGCACCTTCAAATTGATGAAAGCATTGTTGCCTTGGATGAGGTGGTCGTAAGTTCAGATAGGCTTTCTAATATCAAGCGATCAGAAATGGGGGTGGAGGTGCTGTCTGTGGAATCCATGAAAAAACTTCCTTCCACTATGGGTGAAGTGGATGTAATCAAAAGTATTTTGACCTTGCCTGGGGTGAAGACAGTAGGTGAATCCAGCGTTGGTTTTAATGTCAGGGGAGGGGCTGCGGACCAAAACCTGATTTTGCTTGACCAAAGCACTATTTATAATCCTTCCCATTTTTTTGGTTTTTTTTCTTCCTTTAATGCCGATATGGTGGATATGGTTGAGTTGCACAAAGCTGGAATGCCCGCACATTTGGGAGGGCGGCTTTCTTCTGTCTTGGACATACACAGCAAATATGGGAATCAAGATAAGCTGCACGGAAAAGGAGGTATTGGTCTGTTGACCAGTAGATTGACCTTAGACGGTCCTATAGGGAAAAACACCAGTTTTCTCGTCAGTGGAAGGACCACCTACAGCAATTGGCTGTTGGATTTGGTGAATGACAAATCCGATCTGAATGCCGCAGGGGCCTCTTTTTATGACTTCTATTTTAATTTGAAACACCATATAAATGACAAAAACATCCTGAAGTTATCTTCTTACTGGAGCCAAGACAATTTCAATTTTGATGTCGACACCCTGTACAATTATAGTAACAGAAACCTCAATATCAATTGGACCCATTATTTCAATAAAAGATTGGAAAGTGAAATAATCATAGGTTATGATCATTACCGATTTGGTATATCCGGGAGGGAAAATGATCTCAATGCTTTTGATTTTGACTTTAATATTTCTCAATACAATATCAAGCTGCATTTTGACTATGACTTTAATGAGCGGCACAGCTTGAATTTTGGTTGGGATAATATCTACTATCGCCTTAGTCCTGGTAATAGACAAGCCATAGGCACGACTTCAATTGTCATTCCCATGTCAGTGAATAAAGAGAAGGCTAACGAATCGGCCATTTTTATTAATGACCTTTTTGAAGTCAATGAACAGCTCAGCTTCAATTATGGGCTTAGGTATGTGCTTTATAATTTCCTTGGTCCAAATGAGCATTATCAATATTCACCAGGCTTGCCAAAAAATGAGTCCACGATTGTAGGAGAAGCGACATTCGCCAATAATGAAATCATTGAAGCTTATCATGCACCTGAAATCAGGTTGTCAGCCAGATATAGCTTGGACAATTTTACCTCTTTAAAAGCGGGATACCATACCACAAGACAATATATCCATTTACTCACCAATACCTCTGCTGTGAGTCCTACAGATACCTGGAAACTAAGTGATTCGTTTATCCGGCCCCAGCAGGGCGCACAAGCTTCCATTGGTTTTTACAAAAATATGGCGCAGGGAATGTTTGAAACTTCCATAGAAGTCTATCACAGAAGGATGAAAAATCTGATTGATTATAGAAGTGGAGCGGAGCTATTACTTAATAATGAAATTGAGCAGGATGTGCTCAATACAGAAGGGAAAGCCTATGGACTCGAACTGATGATCAAAAAGCCAACAGGGAGGCTTAACGGATGGTTTAGCTATAGTTTTTCCAGGTCATTACTTAGAACTGCTTCTGATGAATTTTCAGAAAAAGTCAATGACGGAAATTGGTATCCCAGTAATTTTGACCAACCGCAGGACTTGATGTTGGTGGCCAATTATGAATTCAATAAGAGAGCCCATGTAGCTATAAATGCTAATTATAGTACAGGACGTCCCATTACATTACCTGTGGCCAAATTCTACTATAATGGATCAGAACAAGTCTATTATTCAGATAGAAATGCTTATCGTATCCCTGATTATTTTCGAATTGACCTTGCCCTAAATCTGGAAGGAAGCCACAAGGTCAAGAAATTGGCTCATGCATCTTGGTCATTGGGAGTTTATAATGTATTGGGAAGGGATAATCCTTACTCGGTGTACTATACCCCTGTAAATGGAATATTAAAAGGATACCAGCTGTCAATTTTTGCGCAGCC is from Echinicola marina and encodes:
- a CDS encoding TonB-dependent receptor domain-containing protein: MLCNLLPFLGFSQETQGEKVSGIYSGISFSRFTKVIEKETGYQFFFKTEDINNIEVNISAYKNDLEDILDLIFMDTGVRYTIDKEKRVFVHRSKGFYTALSDGFFEKDVTSMDEQIQNDENYLDRAYAKNKLWRIGAAHPVQMGEMAVLTGTVYGLKSKEPVFGAVINEKNNDTRVATDKNGRFSISLPLGHHTLYIQHLGQFQEQRQIELLGNGNLHLQIDESIVALDEVVVSSDRLSNIKRSEMGVEVLSVESMKKLPSTMGEVDVIKSILTLPGVKTVGESSVGFNVRGGAADQNLILLDQSTIYNPSHFFGFFSSFNADMVDMVELHKAGMPAHLGGRLSSVLDIHSKYGNQDKLHGKGGIGLLTSRLTLDGPIGKNTSFLVSGRTTYSNWLLDLVNDKSDLNAAGASFYDFYFNLKHHINDKNILKLSSYWSQDNFNFDVDTLYNYSNRNLNINWTHYFNKRLESEIIIGYDHYRFGISGRENDLNAFDFDFNISQYNIKLHFDYDFNERHSLNFGWDNIYYRLSPGNRQAIGTTSIVIPMSVNKEKANESAIFINDLFEVNEQLSFNYGLRYVLYNFLGPNEHYQYSPGLPKNESTIVGEATFANNEIIEAYHAPEIRLSARYSLDNFTSLKAGYHTTRQYIHLLTNTSAVSPTDTWKLSDSFIRPQQGAQASIGFYKNMAQGMFETSIEVYHRRMKNLIDYRSGAELLLNNEIEQDVLNTEGKAYGLELMIKKPTGRLNGWFSYSFSRSLLRTASDEFSEKVNDGNWYPSNFDQPQDLMLVANYEFNKRAHVAINANYSTGRPITLPVAKFYYNGSEQVYYSDRNAYRIPDYFRIDLALNLEGSHKVKKLAHASWSLGVYNVLGRDNPYSVYYTPVNGILKGYQLSIFAQPIPYVTYNFKF